The sequence below is a genomic window from Thalassobaculum sp. OXR-137.
GAACGGTTCCTCATCGAGCACCTGGGCGGCGACCGGATGGCGAGCCGAATGGAGGTCGAAAAGCTCACCCTTTTGGCGGGATCTGGGCAGACGATCGATCTCAATCTGGTTGTTTCGGCCATCGGAGATAGCGCAGCACTGGATATTGACGCGCTGATTGCCGCCGCAGCCGAAGGACGGCCCGACGCGATCATGACCGGGCTCGATCGGGCGTTCCGCCAGGGCGAGGCGTCGGTCCGGATCATCCGGATGGCGATCACCTATTTCCAGCGGCTGCATCTGGCCCGCGCGCGCATGGCCGACGGGCGCAATCCGGTGGACGCGGTGAAGTCGCTTCGGCCGCCGATCTTCTTCCGGACCGCCGACGCGATGGCCCGGCAGCTTCAACGCTGGGATCTGCGCAGCCTCGCCTCCGCCCTCGCCCGGCTGGGCGAAGCGGAGATCCGCTGCAAGACCACGGGCTTTCCGGACGAGGCCGAATGCGGCCAGGCCATGATCGACGTGGCGCGGATGGCGGTGATGGCCGGCCGTCGCGCCGGCGCCAGACGGTAACGGCCGACCGCCCGGCGCACGGCTCGGACCCAAAAATCGGCGGGTCTGTTCCCCTCAGACGGCGGTATGACCGGGCCGCCGCTGACCGATCGGGCACGTGAGAGCGCGGCCGGGGCC
It includes:
- the holA gene encoding DNA polymerase III subunit delta, whose protein sequence is MKVAANGVERFVKDPPPGVRAVLVYGPDTGKVLEFAKRIARTAVDNLDDPFNVCELDGDDATGDPARLSDEMRARSLMGGRRLVRLRNAGDKCSDAIVNALDGDTGDTLLVVEAGDLKPAGGLRKLFEGKREDIAGLACYADSGRDLATMVRETLSTGSVKIDPDAERFLIEHLGGDRMASRMEVEKLTLLAGSGQTIDLNLVVSAIGDSAALDIDALIAAAAEGRPDAIMTGLDRAFRQGEASVRIIRMAITYFQRLHLARARMADGRNPVDAVKSLRPPIFFRTADAMARQLQRWDLRSLASALARLGEAEIRCKTTGFPDEAECGQAMIDVARMAVMAGRRAGARR